Within the Halomonas sp. HL-93 genome, the region TGCGTTGATGAGGGCGCTAATTTGTCATTTGGCTGGTCGTTTTGGCGTTTGCCTGCGTTTGCATAATAGGCTCGCTCTCAACTTGATGATCTACTTTATTAGGTACCTCAGGCGTTATCTGCTGAGGGGTGTGCAGCTGGCGTCTTAGATAGCTGGAGTACAGGCGTTTGTTATAAAGCGCCCAGCAGTGGAATGTTAGGAAGGTGACAATAAAACCCACCAACACCACCTTGATCATGATGGACTCATATAGGTGTTCCAGAGCGGCATCATCGATAATAAAAAATAAAAAAAGTTTCGCCATCACCAGTGTCCATAGTGCGAAGGCAGCAAGGGCGAAAAGGCTATCACGGGAACGGTATCCCCAGCCTTTTTGGTTGGGTCTGGCGATGATGACAGGCACTAGTTTATTGTTCATTAAAATGCTCTCCTCTGTCAGGGCTGGTCCATGTGGCTTGCCTTCCCTTTTGCCGCAGTAGGGCTTTGGGGAAGGCGATAACAACGGTGGTCATGTTGAGAATCCAGTAGGCGAAGGGGTACCAGATCATCCAGTAAATGCAGCGGAATATCTCTTTGTCGTAACGGCTATCAATATGAAAACTGACGGTAAATTGGATAAAGCTAAGGGCGACCAGGATGCTGCCGAAATAGGAAAGCAGATGGGCCGTGATCGGCCATGCAGTGGGTGCGACAAGCTGAGAAACCAGCCACACGAGCAATAGGGTAATGACTGAGTAGCACCACATGACGCTTATGATGTATTCCAGCGTGAGCAGCCAAAACCGACGATTAGCCCAGCGAATCGTCTGAGGGAAGTAGCGTAGAAAAACTTCGCCTCCCCCTTGAGCCCACCGTAACCGCTGCTTGAACAACCCCCGCAATGTCTCGGGCATCAGCACCCAGCAGAGGGCTCTGGGCTCGTAGCGCACTTGCCCGCCTGCTAGCTGTAGCCGCCAGCTAACGTCAATATCTTCAGTGACCATGTCGGTATTCCAGCCACCAATTTCTTCCAGCGCCTTACGCCGAAAGGCGCAGATAACGCCGGAAACGGTGAACACCATTCCATAGATGCGCTGGGCGCGTTTGATCAGGCCGATAATGGCGGAAAACTCGCCGGTTTGAATTTTACCAATGGCAGTCGAGCGGGTCCTCACACGGGGATTGCCGGTCACGCCGCTGACGTTAGGGCTGCTAATGAAGTGGCCTACCATATAGCCAATGGCGTCGTAGTCGAGAATGGCGTCACCATCGATCCCGACAATAATCTCGCCATTGGCCTTGCTCAAGCCATGGTTCATGGCGCTTGCCTTACCTTCATTGGCTTGGTGTAGCACCGTTAACGCTGGGTATATTAGCGATAACCCATTTAATCGATCGGCGGTATCATCGAGGCTGCCATCATTAATGGCGATGACCTCCATATGCGGATAGTTCTGCTTGAAGAGGTGATGAATCGTCTCTTCTACATTCGCTTCCTCGTTATAACAGGGCAGGAGAACCGTGACGGTGGGGGCAGTTTCGTCCCACTCGAATGTCGCTGGCCAGGGCTGCTTGAGTTCCCAGTGCCAATAGAAGTAAAGGCCGCCGCAGATCCATATAGTGGCCATCAAGCTTGGGTAGCCGAGGGTAAAGATGGCTAGGTAATCTAGTAGGTTCATTGGATGGCCCTGAACCGGCGTCCTATGGAAAAGACGGGTCTCATGGTATTGATATCAGGATGATTCTGGTGAAAATCATCAGGGTAGTAACCAATGTGCTTGATGCCTTCTTCGCGGAGTACGCGAACCCATTGCGCTATCTCCTCGCTGGGAATGGGTGTCTGGGTGTGCCAGTTCTGCGCCTGAAGCTCGAAGACCAGCTGGTCGGCGCTTACCTGCGAAAGCGAGCGCTGGGCAAGGCTTCTTAACCACGCATCGGGGTTCTCGGCTTCTTCCATATAAGGCATGGCCATGACGGCCACATAGTCGTAGCCGGTGGCGAAGTCCCTGGGATCTTGAGCAAACCATTGCTGGCTACTCGGCTCCATCACCGTCTTGGCATAGAGGTTGCGAGCGGTGGTAAAGACCACGTTGTCGGCTTGGCGATAGTAGTTAGCGGCCTGCTCCAGCTCCAGCGTGAAATCGGTGAGATACTCTGTCTTGAAGCGAGCCCAGGTCGACATCAAGTCATCGTCGTTGCGTATTGCGTTGATATCCCCCGGTAACGAAGCGCGCTCATAGGCGGCTAGGGCTTCTGGGTTGGCGTCTTCAAAGTCAGTAAAGAAGGCGTCATCGTGGAAGAGCAGGCCGTCGAATTTGGTCAGCCGACCGAGATCCTGATAAATTTCACGGATTATACGACGGTTGCTTTCTACATAAGGCGATAGGCGCAAGTAGTGATCGGGGGACTCGCGCCCGGTTGTTACATCGGTGACATACCGGTGGCCGCTCCCCAGGTCAAAGGACAGCACCGGCATCCAGGCGTACACTTTTACATTGGCACGTTTCTTCAACTGCCACGCAACGCGATTGAAAAGGTCTGCCCTGACCGGTAAATGGCGGTTAGGAAAGTAGAGGGCATCGGCAACGCCGTCTCCATCAGGGTCTGCAAAGGCCTGAAGATAAACGGTGCTAACGCCGTACTCAGCAATGCGCTCGATCAGCCTGTCGAGATTTTGTGCCTGCTGGGTAGGGTCCGGGTCATACACGTAGTCCAGGTCAACGTGAACAATGCGCAGCTTTTCTGGCTCCCATATTCGGTTGGAGAGAATCTCTTCGATGGTTTGCAGGCTGGTTTCCTGATCGATGAGATAGCGGTTCATGGTACGCATCGAGTCGCTGAGACGGTTGGGTGCGCTGAGTAGACTGAAGGTGTAGTCCATGCCGTATTCCGCGGCGATATCGAGCGTTGCCTGGCTATAGGCACCGTAGGGCCAAACCATGATCCTAGGGCTTCGCCCCATCTGTTCCTGAAAACGCTGCTGTGTCCGTGCCATATCGCTGCGTACCCGCTCGATATAGGCCGTTTCACTTTCATACCCGTTGCGTGCGTTCCAAGTGCTGGTAACGGCGGCGGCTTGCTCGTTACCCATGGGGTTACCGACAACCCCGTAGTGAAGGTCGTAGGAATGCGAGGCTATTTCCACCAGCGGTGATTCGTCCAGGGTTTTAACCTGTTCCCATGACAAAAAACGCTCACGGGGCAGGGTGGTATTGCCGTAGGGCACCCGGCCACCTTCAGGTACATCCAGCCAACTGCCGACCACTGCCTGCACGGCGGGAAAACCATATAGTTTGAGTAATGGAAAGACGATGTCGTAAAAGCTGCGATATCCGTCATCGAACGTCAGCAGCACGGCTTTTTCCGGCAGAGGTTGCTTACCTGCTTTGGCATCGATGATCTGTTGCAGACTCACCGGGTTATAGCCGCCGACATCAATTAAATTGAAGTGCTCGACCAATCGGTTGCGGGTAATGGTCTGGGGATAGATATCAAGGTTGGGGGTAACGCTGGTATCGACAATATCGTGGTAACTGATTACCACGTAATCATTCGGCGTCCGGGCTGCCTGGGCTTGTTGAATACCCACCATTGCTATCATAACTGCGCCCATCACAATGATGCGCCAGAGTGTCATAGGAATCTCCATACAAAGCCGGCTGAAATAACGTTGTCATACTCAGGAACACCGTCGTAGACGGCTCTTTCGCGGGTGATGCCATATTCGAAGTTTACGGTAGGGGTCAGCTCCCAGCTGTGTTGATAGCCGATCGACCAGGTATTCTCTGTGTCGTAATTCTTCTGCCAGTAGCGGCCTGAACCGAGGGAAAACGACTGAATGAAGGACTGGCGATAGTCGAGCGGCGTCTCGTAATCGAGCGTCAGCACACCCGCGAGGCTGGCATCGCGGCGCGGATTGAAATAGCTGGCGTCAACTTCATCATTGCGTGACGCGGAAATCTGCACTTCGCCGTTGAGTTGCCAGCGATCCAGGTGGTAGAGCGTCTGATTCCAGTAGCCGTAGACAGAATGCCGCAGGTTGCTGTCATCAAAATCGGTCGCCATAAACCCGATGGCGCCTGCGCCACGCTCGTTGCGCCGGTAAGCCAGTTCACCACGATAACGGTCGGCGTTGATATCATCGCGCAGCGCCCGTAGTGGGGTATCGGTGGTATTGCGCTCAATACCTACCGTGGCAGTGATATGGTCGGAGGCGGCATAGCGCAGTTCAGCAAGCGCAAGGAAATCTTCGTTAAGCTGTGATCCATGGCCTGCGGCCAAGGTGACCGTGGATGGATGCAGGTTCCATTCGTAGCCAGCCATGTTGTAAGACGCATAAAGATTCTCGTCATCAAACTCGCCGAACTGGCCGATCCGTTGGGCGAAGGGGCGAGAGCCATTCGCGTTGCGGGGCCCTTCAAACAGAACTTCATAGGTCCACTCACGTGATGCTTGAGTGCCGCTTCCTTGCCCCTCGCTACGCTCGAAGGAAGTGCTTAACTGAGGGGCGCGCAGTTCGCGCCATTCCCGCTCTAGGTCATCCCGTGTAACGCTTGGCTGGGCGTCTTCGATTTCTCGGGCGATGTCGGTGGTGGTGCCTTTCCACTGACCGCGCTGCAATCGTGAAAGCAGTACGCCGTGACGGGCGGAGTCCTGTCGTTCTGGGGGCAGTAAAGGGAGGGCCTGCTGGAAAGATGCTTCGGCCTTTCTGGGCCAACCTCGATCACGTTCGATATCGCCTTTCATCAACCACAGATAAGGATCCTCAGGTGCCTGGTTCTGATAAGCAGCCAGGCGTTCGCTGGCCTCGTCTGTGCGGCCACGCCAACTGTCGAGCAGTACGCTAAGCAGCAACACTTTTTGATAATTGGGGTTGTCTACTTGCGTGGTTCTGGTGAAGTCCAGGCGCTTTTCGGGCTCGCTTGCGATCCAGTCTTGCAACAGGCGATCAGCGTCCCGGAAACGTTGCGCATCGGAGTAACTGTAAAAAAGCCCTTCATTGAGAGGATCATCGGGGTCAGTCGCCTGCTCGGGGGACTGTCGTATAAGGTGTTCGTAAAGGGTGATGGCTTCTTTGGGACGACCCATGCCATTCAGGGCGTGAGCTCTGGCGCGATCCACATAGCTTGGTAACTGGCCATGCTGGTTTTCAAGCTTTTCGGCGAGCGCTACCGCTTCGGAAAAACGCCTTAATTGGGCCAGGGCCACTACCTTGTCGTATTCCGTAATGGTAACAAGCTCCTCAGGCGCGTCTGGGCTACTGAGTACGCTATTCAACTGCTCCAGGCCGTTACGGGTTCTTGAGGGTTGATCCGTGTGAATGCCGAGGCGTATATCCGTCACGCCTTCATAGTAGGTCAGCCAAAGCCGGTCACTTCCAGAGAATACATCCGGGTTCGACTGCATGATGCGGCGCGCCGCTGAGCTGGCGCCAAGGCCAACGGCCAGTCGGTAAAGCGCTTGTAGTTCACTTGTGTTGCCTGGGTCTTGCGCAACCAGTGCCTGGCGGGCATCCAGCTCTTGCATCGCATTCGCGGTGCCCGCTGCCAAGTAACCTTTAGCCTCTAGCCCCGCTTTGGTGGTGCCAGCCACTTGGTTGTATTGTTGCAGGGCGATATCCGCCAGGGTATAGCTGCCCATATCGGTATGTACCAAGGCTTGGCCAAGCCAGCCCTGTTCGTTTGACGGATCGCGATAGGTAAGTGTCCGAAATAGCGTCAACGCCTGTTCGTAGTCACCCTCACTACGAGCCGCTGTGCCCAGGTTGGCAAGTTCGGAGTCACTGTGATTCTCTGTTTCACACCAGGAGCAAACGGCTAGCGCCTCCTGATGCCGATTGGCACGCACCAGCAGTGCCACTAAATCCTCGCGAACACGCGCATTGCGCGTTTGGTGGTAGAGGGTCTTCAGGCCATCAATTGACGGTGCCAGCTCCCCTTGGCGTGCCTGGATAACCAGCGCTTCGCGTTGCGCATCAGTCACGGTTTGGCCCTGCGCCACACCCGTAGTCAGACAGGCCAGAAGGCAAATTGGCAGTAGGGAGTTATGGCGACGGTGCATGTTGATATTCCTACCCTGGAAACTAATGGGCACATGTTTGTGCGCAACGATGTTTGCCAGTGTATCGAAGTATCGTTAAGTAAATACTGAACAAAATTGTTAACTTGCAAAGGATTATCGTCAGCAAAAAAGGTGGGGAGGTTTATGTTTATCTAATGCGGTCAACGCTTATGTTCTTGGTGGAAAGTACTGATGATAAGCAAAAACGGCTTGTTTTTATTTATAAAATATCAGTGTGAGTGACTTGATGCTGCTGGTTGGGCGAACTGCCAATGGCGTTTTTGTGAGGCTTTGAATTATCGTGTTAGATTTTTCTGGTGGCTTCCAACGCTTCGATCATCTGCCTTGCGGCGTTGGAGAGCGTGCGGCTGGTATGAACCAGATAGCCCAGCGGACGGTGGAGTGGGGCAGTGGCAACGTCGAGCTCCACCAGTTCGTGGTCGATCATCTTCTCGGGCAGCAGACTCCAGCCAAGACCCACGCTGCACATCATCTTGAGCGTTTCCAGGTAGTTGGTCGCCATGCTTACCGGCAGCTCAAGGCCTGCTTCTTCAAAGCGCAGGGCGATCAGCGAGCCGGTAAAGGTCTTGGCCCCCGGCATCACGCAGTTGTGTTCGCACAGGTCGGCGAGTGACAGCGTGCTTTGCTGAGCCTGGGTGGCGAGAGGGTGGTCGTTGGCGCAAACGAAGCACAGTCGGTCGCGCCATAGTTCCACCACGTGCAGTTGCTCGACGGGGTGGGGCGCAAGCGTCACCACGGCCATTTCCAGCGAACCATCGCGCACCCCCTGGTAGGCCAGCTCCGAATCCAGAAAATGCAGGTCCAGCGCTACCTCCGGGTGGCGTTGGGTATACTGCTTTAACACCGGCGGCAAGCGGTGCAGGCCAATATGGTGGCTGGTGGCCAGGGTGAGCGGCCCGCCCACCTGACCGGATAAATTGGCGAGCGCCCGGCGGCTGTCTTCCACCGTGAACAGAATCTGCCTCGCCTGGGGCAGCAACAGGCTGCCCGCTTCGGTCAACGCGATGCGTCGGCCAATGCGATCAAACAGCCGCGCGTCTACCTGAGACTCTAAAGTGGCAATGCGCTTGCTGACCGCCGGTTGTGTTAAATGCAGCTGTTCCGCCGCGCGGGAGAAACTTTGTGTGTCGGCTACGGCCAAAAAGGCTTGAAGACTTTGGGTGTCCATCGCGTCGCGTATCCACTAAGCAAATTATCTTGTATTCCATGTTGGAATCCAATCTATGAATAACATGAATTGCTTTTATCTGCGAGCCGCGTGACACTCCTACGACACGCAATATAAAGCAGCGCCAAAAAAAGCTGTCGCTACGAACTAGCAGGGCCTAGCCCGGGAGAAGCACATGTCAGGTCAAACCCTTTACGATAAGTTGTGGAATCAGCATTTGGTCAAGCAGCGCGATGATGGTACCGCGTTGATTTATATCGACCGTCACATGCTCCACGAAGTGACCTCGCCACAGGCCTTTGAGGGGCTGCGTTTGGCGAACCGCAAGCCGTGGCGTTTAGACACGAACCTCGCGACCACCGACCACAACGTGCCGACCACGCTGATTGAGCGAGCACAAGGCAACAGCGGCATTAAAGACCCGGTGTCGTTGATCCAGGTACAAACCCTGGATGATAACTGCCTTGAATACGGCATCACCGAGTTCGGCATCAACGACCCGCGCCAGGGCATCGTTCACGTGGTGGGGCCGGAGCAGGGCGCGACGCTGCCAGGCATGACGGTGGTGTGCGGCGATTCCCACACCGCGACCCACGGCGCTTTCGGGGCGTTGGCCCACGGTATCGGCACGTCTGAAGTCGAGCACGTGCTCGCGACCCAGTGTTTGCTGACCCAGAAGATGAAGAACATGCAGGTGCGCGTTGAAGGCGAGTTGGGCCTCGGCGTGACCGCCAAAGACGTGGTGCTGGCGATTATCGGCAAGATTGGCACGGCGGGCGGTACCGGTTATGCCATCGAGTTTGCCGGTAGCGCCATCGAGTCGTTGTCCATGGAAGGCCGCATGACCGTGTGTAACATGGCCATTGAAGCGGGCGCGCGGGTCGGCATGATTGCCGTGGACGACACCACCATCGACTACATCGGCAACCGCCCCTATTCTCCCACCGGCGAGCAGTGGGAAGCAGCGGTAGCGGACTGGCGCAATCTGGTCTCCGACCCGGACGCCGTGTTCGATAACGTCGTCACCCTCCAGGCTGAAGACATCGAACCCCAGGTTAGCTGGGGCACCAGCCCGGAAATGGTTACCGGTATTTCCGGCCAGGTGCCGGACCCCGACGCCGCACCGGATGAAACCGTGCAGCGCAGCCACACCCGGGCACTCGAGTACATGGGGCTCAAAGCTCACCAGAAAATTACCGATATCAAGCTGGATAAAATCTTCATTGGTTCCTGCACCAATGCGCGCATTGAAGATTTGCGCGAAGCCGCCAAGGTGGCGAAGGGCAAGAAAATCGCCGACTCGATCAAGCTCGCCATGGTGGTGCCGGGCTCTGGATTAGTGAAGCGCCAGGCAGAAGAGGAAGGCCTCGACAAGATATTTATCGAGGCAGGCTTTGAATGGCGCGAGCCAGGCTGCTCCATGTGCCTGGCGATGAATGCCGATAAACTGGGTGCGGGCGAGCACTGCGCTTCGACTTCCAACCGCAACTTTGAGGGGCGCCAGGGCTACGGCGGGCGTACCCACTTGGTAAGCCCGGCCATGGCGGCTGCGGCGGCGATTGCCGGTCATTTTGTCGATGTGCGCAGCCTGCCCGCCAACGACGCCACCCACGCTCAGGAGGCCTAAGCCATGAACAAGTTTGAACGTTTTGAAGGCGTGGTGGCCCCGCTGGACCGCGCCAACGTGGATACCGATCTGATTATCCCGAAGCAGTTTTTGAAGTCGATCAAGCGCACTGGCTTTGGCGTCAATCTGTTTGACGAATTGCGTTACCTGGATGAAGGCCAGCCCGGCCAGGACTGCTCGCAGCGACCGCTGAACCCTGATTTTGTCTTGAATCAGCCGCGTTATCAAAACGCCGAAGTGCTGCTCGCACGGCGTAACTTTGGCTGCGGCAGCTCTCGCGAGCACGCGCCTTGGGCGCTGGAAGATTTCGGCTTCAAGGTGGTGATTGCGCCCAGCTTCGCCGATATTTTCTATAACAACGCGTTCAAAAACGGTTTGTTGCTGATCACGCTTTCGGAAGAAGCGGTGGACCGCTTATTCAACGAAGTGGAAGCCAAAGAAGGCTACCAACTGGATGTCGATTTAGAACAGCAACGAATCATCACGCAGAAAGGTGAGATTCTTGAATTTGAAGTGGATGCGTTCCGTAAGCATTGCCTGCTGGAAGGCCTGGACGATATCGGCCTGACGCTCAAAGACGAAGATGCGATTCGCACCTTTGAAGAACAGCATCGCCAACAGCGCCCCTGGCTGTTTCGCCAGCCTGCGTAAGTCACCGCTCAAATAAATGCTAAGGACGTTGCATGACACATAAGGTTCTATTACTACCGGGTGACGGCATTGGCCCCGAGATTGCTGCCCAGGCGGCGCGCTTGTTAAAAGCCTGCCAGGAAGCCGGACTGGATATCGACGTCGAAGAAGCGCTGGTCGGCGGCGCAGCCTACGATGCCCACGGTGATCCGCTGCCGGAGCAAACGCTGGAAAAGGCCAAGGCAGCCAGCGCCATTCTGCTGGGGGCGGTGGGTGGCCCCAAATGGGACAAGCTCGAAGACCTCTCCAAGCGGCCCGAAAAAGGCCTGCTGGGGCTGCGCAAAAACCTGGGCCTGTTCGGCAACCTGCGGCCCGCGATGCTCTACCCGCAGCTCGCCAGCGCCTCCAGCCTGAAGCCTGAACTGGTGGCTGGGCTGGACATCATGATCGTCCGCGAGCTGACCGGCGGCATCTACTTCGGCCAGCCGCGCGGCATCGAAGAGCGCAACGGCGAGCGGGTGGGCTTTAATACCTACGTGTATTCCGAAAGCGAGATCGAACGTATCGGCCGCGTGGCGTTTGAAATGGCTCAGAAGCGCGGTAAGAAACTGTGCTCGGTGGATAAAGCCAACGTGCTGGAAGTGACGATCTTGTGGCGCGAAGTCATGGAACGCCTAGCACCGGAATATCCTGATGTTGAGCTATCGCACATGTACGTGGACAACGCCGCCATGCAGCTAGTGCGGGCGCCGAAGCAATTTGATGTGGTGGTCACCGGCAACATGTTTGGCGATATCCTCTCCGATGCTGCCGCCATGCTCACCGGCTCCATCGGCATGCTGCCGTCCGCATCGCTTAACGAGAGCGGCCAGGGCATGTACGAGCCTTGCCACGGCAGCGCGCCGGATATCGCCGGGCAAAACGTCGCCAACCCGTTGGCTATGATGCTCTCGGTGGCCATGATGCTGCGCTACTCGCTGGGCGAAAACGCCATGGCCGAGCGTATCGAAGCGGCCGTGGGCAGTGTGCTGGATGACGGCCTACGCACTGCGGACATAGCCTCTGAAGGTATGCAAACCATCGGCACAGACGCCATGGGCGATGCGGTGCTGGCGGCGTTTGCTAAGCAGTGAACGATTTATCGTGGTCAAAAT harbors:
- the leuB gene encoding 3-isopropylmalate dehydrogenase, with the protein product MTHKVLLLPGDGIGPEIAAQAARLLKACQEAGLDIDVEEALVGGAAYDAHGDPLPEQTLEKAKAASAILLGAVGGPKWDKLEDLSKRPEKGLLGLRKNLGLFGNLRPAMLYPQLASASSLKPELVAGLDIMIVRELTGGIYFGQPRGIEERNGERVGFNTYVYSESEIERIGRVAFEMAQKRGKKLCSVDKANVLEVTILWREVMERLAPEYPDVELSHMYVDNAAMQLVRAPKQFDVVVTGNMFGDILSDAAAMLTGSIGMLPSASLNESGQGMYEPCHGSAPDIAGQNVANPLAMMLSVAMMLRYSLGENAMAERIEAAVGSVLDDGLRTADIASEGMQTIGTDAMGDAVLAAFAKQ
- the pgaA gene encoding poly-beta-1,6 N-acetyl-D-glucosamine export porin PgaA codes for the protein MHRRHNSLLPICLLACLTTGVAQGQTVTDAQREALVIQARQGELAPSIDGLKTLYHQTRNARVREDLVALLVRANRHQEALAVCSWCETENHSDSELANLGTAARSEGDYEQALTLFRTLTYRDPSNEQGWLGQALVHTDMGSYTLADIALQQYNQVAGTTKAGLEAKGYLAAGTANAMQELDARQALVAQDPGNTSELQALYRLAVGLGASSAARRIMQSNPDVFSGSDRLWLTYYEGVTDIRLGIHTDQPSRTRNGLEQLNSVLSSPDAPEELVTITEYDKVVALAQLRRFSEAVALAEKLENQHGQLPSYVDRARAHALNGMGRPKEAITLYEHLIRQSPEQATDPDDPLNEGLFYSYSDAQRFRDADRLLQDWIASEPEKRLDFTRTTQVDNPNYQKVLLLSVLLDSWRGRTDEASERLAAYQNQAPEDPYLWLMKGDIERDRGWPRKAEASFQQALPLLPPERQDSARHGVLLSRLQRGQWKGTTTDIAREIEDAQPSVTRDDLEREWRELRAPQLSTSFERSEGQGSGTQASREWTYEVLFEGPRNANGSRPFAQRIGQFGEFDDENLYASYNMAGYEWNLHPSTVTLAAGHGSQLNEDFLALAELRYAASDHITATVGIERNTTDTPLRALRDDINADRYRGELAYRRNERGAGAIGFMATDFDDSNLRHSVYGYWNQTLYHLDRWQLNGEVQISASRNDEVDASYFNPRRDASLAGVLTLDYETPLDYRQSFIQSFSLGSGRYWQKNYDTENTWSIGYQHSWELTPTVNFEYGITRERAVYDGVPEYDNVISAGFVWRFL
- the leuD gene encoding 3-isopropylmalate dehydratase small subunit → MNKFERFEGVVAPLDRANVDTDLIIPKQFLKSIKRTGFGVNLFDELRYLDEGQPGQDCSQRPLNPDFVLNQPRYQNAEVLLARRNFGCGSSREHAPWALEDFGFKVVIAPSFADIFYNNAFKNGLLLITLSEEAVDRLFNEVEAKEGYQLDVDLEQQRIITQKGEILEFEVDAFRKHCLLEGLDDIGLTLKDEDAIRTFEEQHRQQRPWLFRQPA
- a CDS encoding LysR family transcriptional regulator, with product MDTQSLQAFLAVADTQSFSRAAEQLHLTQPAVSKRIATLESQVDARLFDRIGRRIALTEAGSLLLPQARQILFTVEDSRRALANLSGQVGGPLTLATSHHIGLHRLPPVLKQYTQRHPEVALDLHFLDSELAYQGVRDGSLEMAVVTLAPHPVEQLHVVELWRDRLCFVCANDHPLATQAQQSTLSLADLCEHNCVMPGAKTFTGSLIALRFEEAGLELPVSMATNYLETLKMMCSVGLGWSLLPEKMIDHELVELDVATAPLHRPLGYLVHTSRTLSNAARQMIEALEATRKI
- the pgaC gene encoding poly-beta-1,6-N-acetyl-D-glucosamine synthase, translated to MNLLDYLAIFTLGYPSLMATIWICGGLYFYWHWELKQPWPATFEWDETAPTVTVLLPCYNEEANVEETIHHLFKQNYPHMEVIAINDGSLDDTADRLNGLSLIYPALTVLHQANEGKASAMNHGLSKANGEIIVGIDGDAILDYDAIGYMVGHFISSPNVSGVTGNPRVRTRSTAIGKIQTGEFSAIIGLIKRAQRIYGMVFTVSGVICAFRRKALEEIGGWNTDMVTEDIDVSWRLQLAGGQVRYEPRALCWVLMPETLRGLFKQRLRWAQGGGEVFLRYFPQTIRWANRRFWLLTLEYIISVMWCYSVITLLLVWLVSQLVAPTAWPITAHLLSYFGSILVALSFIQFTVSFHIDSRYDKEIFRCIYWMIWYPFAYWILNMTTVVIAFPKALLRQKGRQATWTSPDRGEHFNEQ
- the pgaB gene encoding poly-beta-1,6-N-acetyl-D-glucosamine N-deacetylase PgaB, with amino-acid sequence MTLWRIIVMGAVMIAMVGIQQAQAARTPNDYVVISYHDIVDTSVTPNLDIYPQTITRNRLVEHFNLIDVGGYNPVSLQQIIDAKAGKQPLPEKAVLLTFDDGYRSFYDIVFPLLKLYGFPAVQAVVGSWLDVPEGGRVPYGNTTLPRERFLSWEQVKTLDESPLVEIASHSYDLHYGVVGNPMGNEQAAAVTSTWNARNGYESETAYIERVRSDMARTQQRFQEQMGRSPRIMVWPYGAYSQATLDIAAEYGMDYTFSLLSAPNRLSDSMRTMNRYLIDQETSLQTIEEILSNRIWEPEKLRIVHVDLDYVYDPDPTQQAQNLDRLIERIAEYGVSTVYLQAFADPDGDGVADALYFPNRHLPVRADLFNRVAWQLKKRANVKVYAWMPVLSFDLGSGHRYVTDVTTGRESPDHYLRLSPYVESNRRIIREIYQDLGRLTKFDGLLFHDDAFFTDFEDANPEALAAYERASLPGDINAIRNDDDLMSTWARFKTEYLTDFTLELEQAANYYRQADNVVFTTARNLYAKTVMEPSSQQWFAQDPRDFATGYDYVAVMAMPYMEEAENPDAWLRSLAQRSLSQVSADQLVFELQAQNWHTQTPIPSEEIAQWVRVLREEGIKHIGYYPDDFHQNHPDINTMRPVFSIGRRFRAIQ
- the leuC gene encoding 3-isopropylmalate dehydratase large subunit, with product MSGQTLYDKLWNQHLVKQRDDGTALIYIDRHMLHEVTSPQAFEGLRLANRKPWRLDTNLATTDHNVPTTLIERAQGNSGIKDPVSLIQVQTLDDNCLEYGITEFGINDPRQGIVHVVGPEQGATLPGMTVVCGDSHTATHGAFGALAHGIGTSEVEHVLATQCLLTQKMKNMQVRVEGELGLGVTAKDVVLAIIGKIGTAGGTGYAIEFAGSAIESLSMEGRMTVCNMAIEAGARVGMIAVDDTTIDYIGNRPYSPTGEQWEAAVADWRNLVSDPDAVFDNVVTLQAEDIEPQVSWGTSPEMVTGISGQVPDPDAAPDETVQRSHTRALEYMGLKAHQKITDIKLDKIFIGSCTNARIEDLREAAKVAKGKKIADSIKLAMVVPGSGLVKRQAEEEGLDKIFIEAGFEWREPGCSMCLAMNADKLGAGEHCASTSNRNFEGRQGYGGRTHLVSPAMAAAAAIAGHFVDVRSLPANDATHAQEA